One segment of Bradyrhizobium sp. CB2312 DNA contains the following:
- a CDS encoding thermonuclease family protein, whose protein sequence is MSRFDPNHPYRRSYSGSPFSRRFSGLLPWMFVVGVVTAIVLGFRQGTIWPIPHADDGQSRDAKIILQQSGNSDTRLAVDVIRTVDGDTFLARVHQQGGRDLVARVRLRGIDAPEMKASCQDELDKAEAASDALRNLLGQGGVTIYNLGQDKYGRVLADVATRRTANVSAALLAGGYARSYNGGHRDGWCARSWRFW, encoded by the coding sequence ATGTCGCGCTTCGACCCCAATCATCCCTACCGGCGCTCATACAGCGGCTCGCCGTTCAGCCGCCGCTTCTCCGGATTGCTGCCGTGGATGTTCGTGGTCGGCGTCGTGACGGCGATTGTGCTCGGCTTCCGCCAAGGCACGATCTGGCCCATTCCGCATGCGGATGACGGACAGTCGCGCGATGCCAAAATCATTTTGCAGCAGTCCGGCAATTCCGACACGCGCCTGGCGGTCGATGTCATCAGGACCGTCGACGGCGATACTTTCCTCGCGCGCGTGCATCAGCAGGGTGGCCGCGATCTCGTCGCGCGCGTCCGTCTGCGCGGCATCGACGCGCCCGAGATGAAAGCATCCTGTCAGGACGAGCTGGATAAGGCCGAGGCCGCCAGCGACGCGCTGCGCAACCTGCTCGGCCAGGGCGGTGTGACGATCTACAATCTTGGCCAGGACAAGTACGGTCGCGTGCTTGCCGACGTCGCGACCAGGCGAACCGCCAACGTTTCAGCGGCGCTGCTCGCCGGCGGTTACGCGCGCAGCTACAATGGTGGCCATCGCGACGGCTGGTGCGCCCGCAGCTGGCGCTTCTGGTAG
- a CDS encoding L,D-transpeptidase, which translates to MSMRIAVALAATIGAGVLMSTAAEARPEMVGAHLADYSPGTIVVKTSERRLYLILDNGHAVRYPVGVGRSGKQWAGTTRIDGKYRNPAWSPPAEVKRDKPNMPDVIPGGSPRNPMGVAAMTLAGGEYAIHGTNVPGSVGGFVSYGCIRMLNDDITDLYGRVSVGTTVVVTR; encoded by the coding sequence ATGTCGATGAGGATTGCGGTGGCGTTGGCCGCCACCATCGGAGCAGGGGTCTTGATGTCGACGGCGGCCGAGGCGCGGCCGGAAATGGTGGGAGCGCATCTCGCCGACTATTCGCCGGGCACCATCGTGGTCAAAACCAGCGAGCGGCGGCTCTATCTCATCCTCGATAACGGCCACGCCGTGCGCTACCCGGTCGGCGTCGGCAGGTCCGGCAAGCAGTGGGCCGGCACCACCCGCATCGACGGAAAGTATCGCAATCCGGCCTGGTCGCCGCCCGCCGAGGTCAAGCGCGACAAGCCGAACATGCCGGACGTGATTCCGGGCGGCTCGCCGCGCAATCCGATGGGCGTTGCGGCGATGACGCTGGCCGGCGGCGAATACGCCATCCACGGCACCAACGTGCCGGGCTCGGTCGGCGGCTTCGTCTCCTACGGATGCATCCGCATGCTCAACGACGACATCACCGATCTCTACGGCCGTGTCTCGGTCGGCACGACGGTGGTCGTGACGCGCTGA
- the acs gene encoding acetate--CoA ligase, which yields MSEKIYDVPAEWAKRAWVDQAKYKEMYARSISDPNAFWAEQAKRIDWMKAPTKIENVSFAPGNISIKWFEDGVLNVAWNCIDRHLHTRANQTAIIWEGDDPSQSRHITYKELHDEVCRMANILRTRNVKKGDRVTIYLPMIPEAAYAMLACARIGAIHSVVFAGFSPDSLAQRINDCQSKVIITADEGLRGGKKVPLKANVDAALTKADGVDWVVVVKRTGGQVEMNPSRDLWYHDAAKMVTTECPAEHMHAEDPLFILYTSGSTGQPKGVLHTTGGYLVFASMTHQYVFDYHDGDIYWCTADVGWVTGHSYILYGPLANGATTLMFEGVPNYPDNSRFWSVIDKHKVNIFYTAPTAIRALMQSGDEPVKKTSRASLRLLGSVGEPINPEAWEWYYRVVGDDRCPIVDTWWQTETGGILITPLPGATKLKPGSATQPFFGVVPEIVDADGKVLEGETTGNLCLTRSWPGQMRTVYGDHARFEQTYFSTYKGKYFTGDGCRRDADGYYWITGRVDDVINVSGHRMGTAEVESALVAHDKVSEAAVVGFPHDIKGQGIYAYVTLMAGVEPTDDLRKELVTWVRKEIGPIASPDQIQFAPSLPKTRSGKIMRRILRKIAEDEPGSLGDTSTLADPAVVDDLVKNRQNKKSA from the coding sequence ATGTCCGAGAAGATTTACGACGTCCCGGCGGAGTGGGCCAAGCGCGCCTGGGTCGACCAGGCCAAGTACAAGGAGATGTACGCCCGCTCGATCTCGGACCCGAACGCATTCTGGGCCGAACAGGCCAAGCGCATCGACTGGATGAAGGCGCCGACGAAAATCGAGAACGTCTCCTTCGCGCCCGGCAACATCTCGATCAAATGGTTCGAGGATGGCGTCCTCAACGTCGCCTGGAACTGCATCGACCGGCACCTGCACACCCGCGCCAACCAGACCGCGATCATCTGGGAAGGCGACGATCCCTCGCAGTCCAGGCACATCACCTACAAGGAGCTGCATGACGAGGTCTGCCGGATGGCCAACATCCTGCGCACCCGCAACGTCAAGAAAGGCGACCGCGTCACCATCTATCTGCCGATGATCCCGGAAGCGGCCTATGCGATGCTGGCCTGCGCGCGGATCGGTGCGATCCACTCGGTGGTGTTCGCAGGCTTCTCGCCGGACTCACTCGCCCAGCGCATCAACGATTGCCAATCCAAGGTCATCATCACCGCCGATGAAGGCCTGCGCGGGGGCAAGAAGGTGCCGCTGAAGGCCAATGTCGACGCGGCGCTCACCAAGGCCGACGGCGTCGACTGGGTCGTCGTGGTCAAGCGCACCGGCGGTCAGGTCGAGATGAATCCGTCGCGCGATCTCTGGTATCACGACGCCGCCAAGATGGTGACGACGGAATGCCCAGCCGAGCACATGCACGCCGAGGACCCGCTGTTCATCCTCTACACCTCAGGTTCGACCGGCCAGCCCAAGGGCGTGCTGCACACCACTGGCGGCTATCTCGTGTTCGCCTCGATGACGCATCAATACGTCTTCGACTATCACGACGGCGACATCTACTGGTGCACCGCCGACGTCGGCTGGGTCACCGGCCACAGCTACATTCTCTATGGACCGCTGGCCAACGGCGCGACCACGCTGATGTTCGAAGGCGTGCCGAACTATCCGGACAATTCGCGGTTCTGGAGCGTCATCGACAAGCACAAGGTCAACATCTTCTACACCGCGCCGACAGCGATCCGCGCCTTGATGCAGTCGGGCGACGAGCCCGTGAAGAAGACCTCGCGCGCGAGCCTGCGCCTGCTCGGCTCGGTCGGCGAGCCCATCAATCCCGAAGCCTGGGAGTGGTATTACCGCGTCGTCGGCGACGATCGCTGCCCGATCGTCGACACCTGGTGGCAGACCGAGACCGGCGGCATCCTGATCACGCCGCTGCCGGGCGCGACCAAGCTGAAGCCGGGCTCGGCGACACAGCCGTTCTTCGGCGTCGTGCCCGAAATCGTCGATGCCGACGGCAAGGTGCTGGAGGGCGAAACCACCGGCAATCTCTGCCTGACGCGCTCCTGGCCCGGCCAGATGCGCACGGTCTATGGCGACCACGCCCGCTTCGAGCAGACCTATTTCTCGACCTACAAGGGCAAATACTTCACCGGCGACGGCTGCCGGCGCGATGCCGACGGCTATTACTGGATCACCGGCCGTGTCGACGACGTCATCAACGTCTCCGGCCATCGGATGGGCACCGCGGAAGTCGAGAGCGCGCTGGTCGCACATGACAAGGTCTCGGAGGCCGCCGTGGTCGGCTTCCCGCACGACATCAAGGGCCAGGGCATCTACGCCTATGTCACGCTGATGGCCGGCGTCGAGCCGACCGACGACCTGCGCAAGGAACTCGTGACCTGGGTGCGCAAGGAGATCGGCCCGATCGCCTCGCCCGACCAGATCCAGTTCGCGCCAAGCCTGCCCAAGACGCGCTCGGGCAAGATCATGCGCCGCATCCTGCGCAAGATCGCCGAGGACGAGCCGGGCAGCTTGGGCGACACCTCGACCCTGGCCGATCCTGCCGTGGTCGACGACCTCGTCAAGAACCGGCAGAACAAGAAGTCGGCGTAA
- a CDS encoding DNA topoisomerase IB: MMDQQNLGTMRPASADPAAIALAKALGQWPKPAGSARPSPKKVFDQAPAATVEALARELGLRLGDQNELTIRRIRRGKGYSFVRPNGAHIRDARTIRRLHAMAVPPAYREVRYSADPNSHLQAVGRDAAGRLQYRYHADWEKVREHRKAHRLEKLVGALPKIRRKVSAFLSGEEPTREFALSAVIELIARTAIRPGNESYARLNGTRGATTLLKSNVTLEDDCFVLTFKAKGGKAVRKECDAAKLVRAIGILQGVPGKRMFQYRDAYGIVRAVNTTQVNAFLREIAGIKISLKDFRTLMASAVVVESLSRITPATSQRGRKKQVLDAIRAAADKLSNTPAICRKSYVHDTIVTAFEEGILERFAATMKGQRSQARREQLLAQVVATAAV; this comes from the coding sequence ATGATGGATCAGCAGAATCTCGGGACGATGCGGCCCGCTTCAGCCGATCCTGCCGCTATTGCGCTGGCTAAGGCCCTTGGACAATGGCCGAAACCGGCCGGTTCCGCCCGCCCCAGCCCGAAAAAAGTCTTCGACCAGGCGCCTGCGGCGACGGTCGAGGCCCTCGCGAGGGAGCTGGGCCTGCGGCTCGGCGACCAGAATGAGCTCACCATCCGCCGTATCAGGCGCGGCAAAGGCTATTCCTTCGTCCGTCCCAACGGCGCCCATATCCGCGACGCCCGCACCATCCGCCGTCTGCACGCCATGGCGGTGCCGCCGGCCTATCGCGAAGTGCGCTACTCCGCCGATCCGAACTCGCATCTCCAGGCCGTGGGACGCGATGCCGCGGGGCGGCTGCAATATCGCTATCACGCCGACTGGGAAAAGGTCCGCGAGCACCGCAAGGCGCATCGCCTGGAAAAGCTCGTCGGTGCGCTGCCAAAGATCCGGCGCAAGGTCTCGGCGTTCCTGTCGGGCGAGGAGCCGACGCGCGAATTCGCGCTCTCGGCCGTGATCGAGCTGATCGCGCGCACCGCGATCCGCCCCGGCAATGAATCCTATGCCCGCCTCAACGGCACCCGCGGCGCCACCACCCTGCTGAAGTCCAACGTCACGCTGGAAGACGACTGCTTCGTGCTGACCTTCAAGGCGAAGGGCGGCAAGGCGGTGCGGAAAGAGTGCGACGCGGCCAAGCTGGTCCGCGCCATCGGCATTTTGCAGGGGGTCCCCGGCAAGCGCATGTTCCAGTATCGCGATGCCTACGGCATCGTGCGCGCGGTCAACACCACGCAGGTGAACGCGTTCCTGCGCGAGATCGCCGGTATCAAGATTTCGCTGAAGGATTTTCGCACGCTGATGGCCTCTGCCGTCGTCGTGGAATCGCTCTCGCGGATCACGCCGGCGACCAGCCAGCGCGGCCGCAAGAAGCAGGTGCTGGATGCGATCCGCGCCGCCGCCGACAAGCTCTCCAACACGCCGGCGATCTGCCGCAAGAGCTACGTCCACGACACCATCGTCACGGCCTTCGAGGAGGGCATCCTCGAGCGTTTTGCGGCGACGATGAAAGGCCAGCGTTCGCAGGCGCGGCGCGAGCAGCTGCTGGCGCAGGTGGTGGCGACCGCGGCGGTTTAA
- a CDS encoding SRPBCC family protein gives MTESFVVRRETQIAAPRATVFAYLTDPEKILSWMGSDATTEPHPGGLYLLRGIGPRGGVGRGAFREVVPVHRLAYTFGWEGGQEVPPGSSLIEIDLIERDGGTLLRMTHSGLPTEEQAAAHATGWAHYLGRLTTAAAGGDPGPDMGVSTKA, from the coding sequence ATGACCGAGTCCTTCGTAGTGCGACGCGAGACCCAGATCGCAGCCCCCCGCGCCACCGTCTTTGCCTATTTGACCGACCCCGAGAAGATCCTGAGCTGGATGGGCTCGGATGCGACCACCGAGCCGCATCCCGGCGGGCTCTATCTGCTGAGGGGCATCGGCCCGCGCGGCGGCGTCGGCCGCGGCGCCTTCCGCGAGGTCGTGCCGGTGCACCGCCTCGCCTACACGTTCGGCTGGGAGGGCGGACAGGAAGTGCCGCCCGGCTCGAGCCTGATCGAGATCGACCTGATCGAACGCGACGGCGGCACCCTGCTGCGCATGACCCATAGCGGCCTGCCGACCGAGGAGCAGGCGGCCGCGCACGCGACGGGGTGGGCCCATTATCTGGGACGGCTCACCACTGCGGCCGCGGGCGGCGATCCCGGCCCGGACATGGGTGTATCAACCAAGGCGTAG
- a CDS encoding adenylate/guanylate cyclase domain-containing protein produces the protein MQLSPTLAWLVDAASDSPGADRLLAELGAHLVADGLPLAAGSLTLEVPDPLIAKRTWLWRADTGRVIEALGFAPGGLAPDLPNDAGRRWLRDIAAGEVHEDVVGRQDGPLLGWIGPRPFTSGEIAQLREAARFAATPLAVLAARATLRATLEAYLGKRSAARVLAAPLRRDLGETIQAALLYADLRNFTTLSETTPPADVIAALDAWFDRIAGAVHAFGGEVLKFIGDGVLAIFPVVEASPRHACDAALRAAGAAEAGMAYLNAERSAQGLPPLWFGAALHLGEILWGNIGAANRLDFTAIGPAVNLASRLEGLCKPLGRTVLVSGALAAETEMQLIALGLHKLRGIASPCEVLALPETQARIP, from the coding sequence ATGCAGCTCTCCCCTACCCTCGCCTGGCTCGTCGACGCCGCCTCGGACAGTCCCGGGGCCGACCGCCTGCTGGCGGAACTCGGCGCGCATCTGGTCGCCGACGGCCTGCCGCTTGCGGCCGGCAGCCTGACGCTGGAGGTGCCGGATCCCTTGATCGCGAAACGGACCTGGCTGTGGCGTGCCGACACCGGCCGGGTGATCGAAGCGCTCGGCTTTGCACCCGGCGGCCTCGCGCCCGACCTACCCAACGATGCCGGCCGCCGCTGGCTGCGCGACATCGCGGCCGGCGAGGTGCACGAAGACGTCGTCGGACGGCAAGATGGCCCGCTGCTCGGCTGGATCGGACCGCGGCCGTTCACATCGGGCGAAATCGCGCAATTGCGCGAAGCGGCGCGCTTTGCCGCGACGCCGCTTGCCGTGCTCGCCGCCCGCGCCACCTTGCGCGCGACGCTGGAGGCCTATCTCGGCAAGCGCAGCGCGGCGCGCGTGCTGGCCGCGCCGCTGCGGCGCGATCTCGGCGAGACCATCCAGGCGGCGCTGCTCTATGCGGATCTGCGCAATTTCACAACCTTGTCGGAGACCACACCACCTGCCGATGTCATCGCGGCGCTCGATGCCTGGTTCGATCGCATCGCCGGCGCGGTCCATGCCTTTGGCGGTGAGGTGCTGAAATTCATCGGCGATGGCGTGCTTGCGATCTTTCCGGTGGTCGAGGCGTCACCGCGCCATGCCTGCGATGCCGCGCTGCGTGCCGCAGGCGCGGCCGAAGCCGGCATGGCGTATCTCAACGCGGAGCGCAGCGCGCAAGGACTGCCGCCGCTGTGGTTCGGCGCCGCGCTTCATCTCGGCGAGATCCTGTGGGGGAATATCGGCGCCGCCAACCGGCTCGACTTCACCGCGATTGGTCCCGCCGTCAATCTCGCCAGCAGGCTCGAGGGATTGTGCAAGCCGCTGGGCAGGACCGTGCTGGTGTCGGGCGCGCTTGCGGCGGAGACGGAGATGCAGCTGATCGCGCTCGGACTGCACAAGCTGCGCGGCATTGCCTCGCCGTGCGAGGTGCTCGCGCTGCCGGAGACGCAAGCGCGGATTCCGTAG
- a CDS encoding EVE domain-containing protein gives MNYWLVKSEPSVWSWDQQVAKGAKGEAWTGVRNYTARQNLVNMKKGDKAFFYHSNEGKEIVGIAEIIKEAYPDPTDKTEKFVCVDIKADKPLKTPVTMAAIKAEKKLADMALVKYSRLSVQPVTAEEWKLVCKMGGV, from the coding sequence ATGAACTACTGGCTGGTGAAATCCGAACCCTCGGTGTGGTCCTGGGACCAGCAGGTCGCGAAGGGCGCCAAGGGCGAAGCCTGGACCGGCGTACGCAATTACACCGCGCGCCAGAACCTCGTGAACATGAAGAAGGGCGACAAGGCGTTCTTCTATCATTCCAACGAGGGCAAGGAGATCGTCGGCATCGCGGAGATCATCAAGGAGGCCTACCCTGATCCGACCGACAAGACCGAGAAGTTCGTCTGCGTCGACATCAAGGCTGACAAGCCCTTGAAGACGCCGGTGACGATGGCCGCGATCAAGGCCGAGAAGAAGCTCGCAGACATGGCACTGGTGAAATATTCGCGCCTGTCGGTGCAGCCGGTCACGGCGGAGGAGTGGAAGCTGGTCTGCAAGATGGGCGGGGTCTAA
- a CDS encoding alpha/beta hydrolase, producing MRKPQHAIVSIAIVTLAAISLPTMAYTEAAISYDELAKNEAAANAENGKRVAPVKSIANPSNDVSSDMQAMIGAPFPPHFNADPKTPAEWKELIERRAKLSIANVPTMKEKLGVKVEETKIAGVHCFIVTPSKIPPENRRRLLVHVHGGGYVFGPGEAALPEAIMMAGFGGFKVISVDYRMPPDFPYPAAMDDAMAVWKEVTRDHDSRRMAIFGTSTGGAMTLAMVLRARDEKLPRPAAIAPGTPWSDIDKVGDTYASNEWVDNVLVTWDGWLGRAAKLYANGTDLKNPYISPIYGDFKGFPPTILTSGTRDLFLSNTVRTHRKLRRAGVIADLNVYEGQSHAQYQFNINVPETKEAFTDIAKFFDRYLKE from the coding sequence ATGCGCAAACCGCAGCACGCGATCGTTTCGATCGCCATCGTTACACTTGCCGCCATTTCCTTACCGACCATGGCCTACACCGAGGCCGCGATCTCCTATGACGAGCTCGCCAAGAACGAGGCGGCCGCCAATGCCGAAAACGGCAAGCGGGTCGCGCCCGTCAAATCCATCGCCAATCCCTCCAATGACGTCAGCTCCGACATGCAGGCCATGATCGGCGCGCCATTTCCGCCGCACTTCAATGCAGATCCCAAAACCCCGGCGGAGTGGAAGGAGCTGATCGAGCGGCGCGCAAAGCTGTCGATCGCGAACGTTCCGACGATGAAGGAGAAGCTCGGCGTCAAGGTCGAGGAGACCAAGATTGCCGGCGTGCATTGTTTTATCGTCACGCCCAGCAAGATCCCGCCCGAGAACCGGCGGCGCCTCCTGGTCCACGTCCATGGCGGCGGTTATGTGTTCGGGCCGGGTGAAGCCGCGTTGCCGGAGGCGATCATGATGGCGGGCTTTGGCGGCTTCAAGGTCATCTCGGTCGACTACCGTATGCCGCCCGATTTTCCCTATCCCGCCGCGATGGACGATGCGATGGCGGTCTGGAAGGAGGTCACCAGGGACCACGACTCCCGCCGCATGGCGATCTTCGGCACGTCGACGGGCGGCGCGATGACGCTCGCGATGGTGCTGCGGGCCAGGGACGAGAAGCTACCGAGGCCGGCGGCGATCGCGCCGGGCACGCCGTGGTCCGACATCGACAAGGTCGGCGACACCTATGCCAGCAACGAGTGGGTCGACAACGTGCTGGTGACCTGGGACGGCTGGCTCGGCCGCGCCGCAAAGCTCTATGCCAACGGGACGGACCTGAAGAATCCCTACATCTCGCCGATCTACGGCGACTTCAAGGGCTTTCCGCCGACCATCCTGACATCGGGCACGCGCGATCTGTTCCTCAGCAACACGGTTCGCACGCATCGAAAATTGCGGCGCGCCGGCGTGATCGCTGATCTCAACGTCTATGAGGGCCAGTCTCACGCGCAGTACCAGTTCAACATCAACGTGCCCGAGACGAAGGAAGCCTTCACCGACATCGCAAAGTTCTTCGATCGATATCTGAAGGAGTGA
- a CDS encoding NAD(P)H-dependent glycerol-3-phosphate dehydrogenase yields MTAFQSVAVIGAGAWGTALATVAARAGRNVTLWARTAEHAARIASTRVNPRLPGVRLAPEIAVTHELAGAARADMILIATPAQHLRGAVNMLASHLAKPAPIIACAKGIEHGTHKFMTDVIAEAAPHAQPAILSGPSFADDVARGLPTAVTLAAKDEALASALVQALGSPTFRPYHSTDIRGVEIGGAAKNVLAIAAGIVVGRNLGASALAALTTRGFSELARFGRACGARTETLSGLSGLGDLLLSCSTAQSRNFALGIALGRGEAAPAGKLAEGAFTAPVLVELAAARNVDMPVSQAVAAILDGRLTIDAAIEGLLTRPFKAEE; encoded by the coding sequence ATGACCGCGTTCCAGTCCGTCGCTGTGATCGGGGCCGGCGCCTGGGGCACGGCGCTGGCGACCGTGGCGGCGCGCGCCGGGCGGAACGTGACGCTGTGGGCGCGCACAGCGGAGCACGCGGCGCGGATCGCATCGACCCGCGTGAATCCGCGGCTGCCCGGCGTACGGCTGGCGCCTGAGATCGCCGTCACGCACGAGCTTGCCGGCGCCGCACGTGCCGACATGATCCTGATCGCAACTCCGGCTCAGCATCTGCGCGGTGCGGTCAACATGCTCGCCTCGCATCTGGCGAAGCCGGCGCCGATCATTGCCTGCGCCAAGGGTATCGAGCACGGCACCCACAAATTCATGACTGATGTCATCGCGGAAGCCGCGCCGCACGCGCAGCCGGCGATCCTGTCGGGCCCGAGCTTTGCCGACGACGTCGCGCGCGGCCTGCCCACGGCGGTGACGCTTGCAGCGAAGGACGAAGCCTTGGCGAGCGCGCTGGTGCAGGCGCTGGGCTCGCCGACGTTCCGGCCCTATCACTCCACCGACATCCGCGGTGTCGAGATCGGCGGCGCCGCCAAGAACGTGCTGGCGATTGCCGCCGGCATCGTGGTCGGCCGCAACCTCGGCGCTTCCGCACTCGCCGCGCTGACTACGCGCGGCTTCAGCGAGTTGGCGCGGTTTGGGCGCGCCTGCGGCGCGCGCACGGAAACGCTCTCGGGCCTCTCCGGCCTCGGCGACCTCTTGCTGAGCTGCTCGACCGCGCAATCGCGCAATTTCGCGCTCGGTATCGCGCTCGGCCGCGGCGAGGCCGCGCCGGCGGGCAAGCTGGCGGAAGGTGCGTTCACCGCGCCGGTGCTGGTCGAGCTCGCAGCGGCGCGGAACGTCGACATGCCGGTCTCGCAGGCGGTCGCCGCCATCCTGGACGGCAGATTGACGATCGACGCTGCGATCGAGGGATTGCTGACGCGCCCCTTCAAGGCCGAGGAATAG
- the tsaD gene encoding tRNA (adenosine(37)-N6)-threonylcarbamoyltransferase complex transferase subunit TsaD produces MLVLGIETTCDETAAAVIERAPDGAGRILSNIVRSQVEEHARFGGVVPEIAARAHVDLLDGIIDRAMSEAGIGFAELDGVAAAAGPGLIGGVIVGLTTAKAIAMVHDTPLVAVNHLEAHALTPRLTDGIEFPYCLFLASGGHTQIVAVTGVGQYVRLGTTVDDAIGEAFDKVAKMLGLPYPGGPQVERAAANGDATRFAFPRPMQGRPDANFSLSGLKTAVRTEASRLGKITPQDISDLCASFQAAVLDSTADRLSVGLKLFREQFGAPRALVAAGGVAANQAIRGALDDVARQAGTQLIMPPPALCTDNGAMIAWAGAERLALGLTDTMEAQPRARWLLDANATAPAGYGKTRAGY; encoded by the coding sequence ATGCTGGTATTGGGCATCGAAACCACCTGCGACGAGACCGCCGCGGCCGTGATCGAGCGCGCGCCTGACGGTGCCGGCAGGATCCTGTCCAACATCGTGCGGTCGCAGGTCGAGGAACACGCCCGCTTCGGCGGCGTCGTTCCGGAGATCGCCGCACGCGCGCATGTCGACCTGCTCGACGGCATCATCGACCGCGCCATGAGCGAGGCCGGCATCGGCTTCGCCGAGCTCGACGGTGTCGCGGCGGCCGCGGGACCGGGCCTGATCGGCGGCGTCATCGTCGGGCTCACCACCGCGAAGGCGATCGCGATGGTGCATGACACGCCGCTGGTCGCGGTGAACCATCTGGAGGCGCATGCGCTGACGCCGCGCCTCACCGATGGGATCGAATTTCCCTATTGCCTCTTCCTCGCCTCCGGCGGCCATACCCAGATCGTCGCGGTCACCGGCGTCGGCCAATATGTGCGGCTCGGCACCACTGTCGACGATGCGATCGGCGAGGCCTTCGACAAGGTCGCGAAGATGCTGGGTCTGCCCTATCCGGGCGGCCCACAGGTCGAGCGCGCGGCGGCGAACGGCGATGCTACGCGGTTTGCGTTTCCGCGGCCGATGCAGGGGCGCCCCGACGCCAATTTCTCGCTGTCGGGATTGAAGACCGCGGTGCGCACCGAGGCGAGCCGGCTCGGCAAAATCACGCCGCAGGACATCAGCGATCTCTGCGCCAGCTTCCAGGCCGCAGTGCTCGATTCGACTGCCGACCGGTTGAGTGTTGGCCTGAAGCTCTTTCGCGAGCAGTTCGGCGCGCCGCGCGCGCTGGTGGCGGCCGGCGGCGTCGCCGCCAATCAGGCGATCCGCGGCGCGCTGGATGACGTCGCGCGGCAGGCTGGAACGCAGCTGATCATGCCGCCGCCCGCGCTCTGCACCGACAATGGCGCGATGATCGCCTGGGCCGGCGCCGAACGCCTCGCGCTCGGCCTGACCGACACGATGGAAGCCCAGCCGCGCGCACGCTGGCTGCTCGATGCCAACGCGACGGCGCCGGCGGGCTACGGCAAGACGCGGGCGGGATACTGA
- a CDS encoding uroporphyrinogen-III synthase, which yields MSILVTRPHPDNEATADNLRARGHAVLLAPVLKFEPVAFHDESEAGYGAIIVTSANAIRAVAPQLRDLGLVELPLFAVGEHTAAVARETGFTNVIVAGGDAASLRDKVMQSAREKLLEAKSTLLYLAGADLSRDLGGELGAEGFSVVTQTTYRMAPVKILPREVCDGFAAQGIEAVLHYSRRSARAFLDAARDEGVEISALAIPQCCLSENVAAVLREAGASQVLVAATPDENALFDTLERALRTRLA from the coding sequence ATGTCCATTCTTGTCACACGGCCGCATCCTGACAATGAGGCGACCGCCGACAATCTGCGTGCGCGGGGCCATGCGGTGCTGCTCGCGCCGGTGCTCAAGTTCGAGCCGGTCGCTTTCCATGACGAGAGCGAGGCGGGCTATGGCGCCATCATCGTGACGTCCGCCAATGCGATCCGCGCCGTGGCGCCGCAGTTGCGGGATCTCGGGCTTGTGGAGCTGCCGCTGTTTGCCGTCGGCGAGCATACGGCCGCTGTTGCGCGCGAGACCGGCTTCACGAATGTGATCGTCGCCGGCGGCGATGCCGCTTCCTTGCGCGACAAGGTGATGCAGAGCGCGCGCGAGAAGCTGCTAGAGGCAAAAAGCACGCTGCTTTATCTCGCGGGTGCGGATCTGTCGCGCGATCTCGGCGGCGAGCTCGGTGCGGAAGGATTCAGCGTGGTGACGCAGACGACCTATCGCATGGCGCCGGTCAAAATTCTTCCGCGCGAGGTCTGCGACGGATTCGCTGCTCAAGGGATCGAGGCGGTGCTGCATTACTCCCGGCGCAGCGCGCGGGCGTTCCTGGATGCGGCGCGCGATGAAGGCGTTGAAATTTCGGCATTGGCGATCCCACAATGCTGCCTGTCCGAGAACGTGGCCGCTGTGCTGCGCGAGGCCGGTGCGTCGCAGGTTCTGGTGGCTGCAACGCCAGACGAAAATGCCTTATTTGATACCTTGGAGCGTGCTTTGAGGACCCGTTTGGCGTAA